In the Vulpes vulpes isolate BD-2025 chromosome 12, VulVul3, whole genome shotgun sequence genome, TGACAGGGCAGAAATTGAGAGGGAGGACCTTCCCTCATCTGGTGAGGGTGGGCTGTTAGGGCTTCCTCCAGTCTTTGCTGCCATTGGTGGGCATGGTAACAGTTTTTTCTGTGGTGGTTCAATGTTCTGACAGTTTGTTTTCCTGCTAGGCTGCATGATTTTTGCGCGGAGAGCagagtgttgttgttgttttctctatCCCATTGGCATTCTGGTTTGCTGATTTCCTTCATCTCCAGGTCTGGGATAGATAAGgcaaaaacaaacagcaacaacaacaacaaaaaaaaaccccaggaaACTCATCACTGTATTGTTCCTCCAAGTCTTTCACAATTCTTCCAggcttatgtttattttatagctaATGTCCAGAGCTTTTAGTTGAATTAGCAGGACAGATAGGGGAAAAGTAGGTTTACTTCATCTTCCTGAAAGCAGAAGTTTTCtgtctaataaaaagaaaagcaaaccttcTGTCCGCCTCCATCCCAGTCTAGTTAGTGTCActtttctctgctcccttttAGAACCAAATTCTTTGATAGCATTTGTCTATACAGTTGACCCTCAAACAATGCAGGAATATTTTATTGAAACCTGGAAATTTTGAGTATTGTGTTATAAAACTTTGGATCTTATATAAACCTTCTGTTTTGGCTAGCTACCTCCAACACCACTCAGCAGGAGTCGGGGAAGTCCTAATCATTGTTGGCAGTAGGGGGAGTTCCTGCAGTCACAAGTCCCTGTGTTACTTCtgacttccccaaaacttaattTACAGCCTCCTGTTGATTGGAAGCCTTACCCGTAACAGTCAAATAACacctattttttttatgttaaaggtATTACATGCTATACTCTTgcagtaaactagagaaaagaaaatgttctaaaacagATTGCATCTGTAAGTGGATCTGTACAGTTCAGACCTGTGTTGTTCGAGGGTCACCCTTGCTTAGTGTCCCCCCTCTCTTCTCAGACTCTTAAACCTAGTATCTTATCTCTTCTACACCTCTGAAATCATCTTGTGAGGCATCGGTGATAAGTGGAGAATCAGTATTCATCAGAACTCTGGCAGAAGTTAAAACTGTACTTAGAAGAACATCTGTAGCCTGttacactaaaagaaaaaaaaccccttcATCCACATGAACTAATATGTGATTTAAGAAGTTAGAGAAAGGATCAacctgaagaaagagagaagaagatgTTCAGATATTAGTAAAACAGAAAGCAAAGCTGTTAAGAAATTCTGGCAAGatgattaagaaaaacaaaaagcataaataaacagtaatgtatattataaaatgttataaatgtaatcatctttaagtaaaattatatgtgaaataaattttcagaaaactatATCCATGATCAgttaattcaaaaagaaatagaaaatctgaatggtCCTATAACCATTAAAAATGCTGATTGAGTGGTTAAAAATTCCTTCCCAAGGTGAAAAGACCCAGGTGGTTTTCAGGTGATTTTGGACAAATGCTAATTCTAGTATTCAGTaaactttcagaaaacaaaaaaaaaggtacattatttcacttttctgagGTTTGTGCTATGAGTTTGTTATCAAAATTAGTAAAGAGGgtgtgaaagaatgaaatttacAAGCCCATCTCTTTTATGAACATAGCCAAAAATCTAGCAATATATGAAACAGCATTACCCAGTTTAGCTTATTCTAGGGATACAAGGTTTAATCAACTTTAGAAATTTATCCAGAATATTTACAccttaataaaattatgaatcacATGTCATATGGATTTAGAATAGTGAAGGTCTCAGTTAAATCTAAGCATGCTAGATGTCTGCTACGTGATAAGTACTGAAACTCAGATTTGAGTAGGATATTGTGGGTCACAGTAGATGGACCCTGATTTAATGGAAGGGAGTCCAGTGGTCTGTCCGTGATGGCAAAATGTGAGTTAGGTTTTGGCTagtaatattttgtgaaaatgttggagggaacatacctcaggTAGAGGCAGTAATATCCGCTAAAGCATAGCTGTGGCATTTGTGAGGAGTAGGTGAGCTAGAGCATGACAAGTATGGGGACCTGGCAGGGGATGAGATGAGTTGTGTGCCATTTGTGAAAGGTGTCCTCCACTCTGCTGCTTTCTCAACAGTGGAGCATCTATCAGCCCAGTGAGTCAGAATGCCAGTGAAGATCTTTGAgaaatctgtttgtttttttatgtttagtaTCTTATCTTTAGAAATAACATGGATTTACTTGTTGGTACTCTTTCATCTATGTACCTAATTTGAGGTCAAGTACTGCCACTAAAtatttactttgatttttgttACTAAAAATGTAGGAATCTGAATCTGTGACTGAAGCACTAATGTGTTAATTTTCCCTGTGTTATatcccagacttttttttttttaatttttaaagattttatttatttgagagtgaacacgagagagagcgtgagtgggggagggcagagggagaagcagactccccactgagcagggagcccaatgtggggcttgatctcaggaccccaggatcatgacctgagctgcagacagatgctcaactgactgatccacccaagcatccctatccCAAACTTTTAAAACCACTCATAACTAATCTCTTTTCACCAGCCTGGTGCTTTAGAACTTTCCAATGAAATATGTGACAGAGGCCTGATTAATTTCCTTTGTTCTGCCATCTTTTTAAACCTTACGTGCGGTTAAAGCACATTTTTATATGTCTCTTCTTAAGAGGTATTTGTGATTTTGCTGGAGCTTttcattaaattgtattttttttaaaggaaaatcattaaaaaaaaaaaaaaaaaaaggaaaatcatttaacTGAAATTTCATTGATTGCCaggttttctctgtttttttcttttaattccattgGTAGATACAAGGCAATTAGTTTGTTAGTAACTCTAAGTTTGTGAATCAGAATTTTAAACATAGGTTAATTTAATGAATGCAATCACTTTTTTCTTAATGCATTCTTCTAACCCCTTAAAgatgcttttattaattttctagaTCGTATaatgtatttggtttttttaatttaaggtgTGACTGCACAGAAAAGTTACAGAACAAATTTGACTTTTTGCGCTCACAGTTAAATGATATTTCTTCGTTTAAGAATATCTACAGATATGCCTTTGATTTTGCAAGGGTAGGTGGAATTtccatattttgtaattttaaccTTTATTTAATCTTGAAACCACACTTAGAAgaatttttccttatattttaggATAAAGATCAGAGAAGCCTTGATATTGATACTGCTAAGTCTATGCTAGCTCTTCTGCTTGGAAGGACATGGCcattgttttcagtattttaccAGTACTTGGAGgtatgtatgttttgttttttgaaaatattaatctgattaatactaaattttaattttaaagctcAATCTGATGGAAACTATATCTTTTAATTGAggagaaacaaaatagatttttggatcctgtgcttttaaaaaaaatctactttagtAAAAAGTTTCtgttaaaatgtgtgtgtgtatgtgtgtatgtgtatatatatatgtatgtatatatatatatgtatgtgtatatatgtatgtatatatgtatatatgtacgtatatatgtatgtgtgtgtatatatatatatagagggagagagagattgttATTTTTAGATGCAAGTTCATGTTCATTAATATAGTCTGTAGTGAGATACTTGGATTCTAGCCCTGCATCCCCCCCATAAAAAAAGCAAGTAACcttcaagaaatacattttagcaAAGACACTCTTCATGAAAAATTAGTTTCTTGGGTTTTGGGCAGAAGAGAGTTGATGCTAGTGTACAAATATCAAACTTCTAAATCAGGTTTCTTTAATACAAGATCATAAGCTGAAATCTTCATAAGGGAACCAGTTGTAGTAATAAACTCTCCTTTTCACTTAGGTTCaatttaaataattagaattaaaatattttatgttcacaAATATGAGAATGGCTATAATCCTGTACTTGAATGTACTGATGAGTAAAGAATGTATACTGACTTCATGGAGAAAGTATTCTTTTAGAAAGTTTAACACAGCACCCACTGCCAGCAGTGGTTCTGAGAtactgttcttttttcatttgcttttctttgactttctgtctgtttttgtgccctTTTGATTTTAGGGGTTTTCTTGAATTACAGatgcttttgctttttgctttgaaaatgatACCTCATAAAGCTGATTATCCTAGCACATTCCTTGGAGTAACTTTGTTTGAAGCTTCTGATAAGAAGCAGTGATATGGAAAGGACTTAAGTGAATGGGTTTcatgtacatttatttacatctttaagCCTAATAAAGTGGGCGTAATGAAGGCTAGTAAAACAGATATTTTTGATGGATGTTATCAACCTTCCTTGTTAGTAGTTTGgggcaaaaataaatagaactgagTGTAAAAGTATTCACCTCTAAGGAAGCTgagagaattaaatattttttaacacttGTTATGTGGAGGGTGTTCGACCAACAGTGtttcttaaaatctttataattctGTTTCAAATTATGCATTAACCTCCttcagcaaatgaaaaaatgGGCTCCATTGTTAAACAGTGTTCCCAGGGTCCCTCACGTAAGTAGAGAAGTGGGGTTTGACCCCAAGCCGGTACTCTTTCCACAGCCTGCAAAGATGTCAACTTCAAGATGTGGTTAAACAGTAAATTTTATCGAAGAAGTAATGTTCTGGGCAGCAGCATGAGGGAGCTTAATGTGTGTCATATACGTTGTAGATCTTGATTCCAGGGTTGTTTACATAGGTATATACATGGGTAGACATCAGATTTTACCCTTACTGGTAGTACCTTTGATGCTTCTgttatttctctaaaatgaaggaaagataaaggaaaatgtaaattggaTAATGTTAACATGTAAATGTCCCTGAGACTTTTCTTAGAAGCATCAGTAATTTAAACAGGAATTAATGTTTTAAGAAGACTAAATTACAAAAATGtcataattaaatttattgaagTCAAGTCCAAATAAATAATGCCtgttcaatattcaaaatatatcattttctacAGCAATCAAAGTATCGTGTTATGAACAAAGATCAGTGGTACAACGTATTAGAATTCAGCAGAACTGTCCATGCCGACCTTAGTAACTATGATGAAGATGGTGCTTGTAAGTATGATACAAtgtttttctatgaaaataaaatttatagaactATTCTATGAGAATATACATTTGTGTAGTATTGCCATACAGGGTTTAAATTTCCTGGCAGTAACTCTTATTATTTAGTCATGTGAAAAGTGTGGGGGAGGCAGGTGTAGGACCTAGACCAAGAGCTTAGATTGAGCATTATTATAAAATCTATgctgatggggtgcctgggtggctcagtcagtggagcgtctgattcttgattttggctcaagttatgatcttggggttgtcgGATCAACCCTGTGTTGGGTGCTGTGTtcggaggggagtctgcttgagattctttcttctccccctgctcacatgctctcccACTAAGTTAAACACTCTCGCTCGGTCTCTCTCATATAAGTAATATCTACGCTGATAAGTGAAATGTTATCATTTCTTCAGTAACATAAAAGCATTAAagctaaatttaaattataattttttgcGTGTAAAAGCTAAAATTCTGCTTTCTTGCCTTCCCTTCCATTTCCAGTGGAAGAAAAGTGCAGTCATGACTTAAAAGACAGGAAAGCAAACCATCAACTACAGTTGAAAAATCATAAAGTTATCAGGGTGCCCATTCACAGTATAGCAAATAATGTCAAAATAACTTTCCTTAGAAATTACTGAGTAAATagctaatgaaaaataatttttgggggtgcctgggtggtgcagtagaTTAGGCATCAtactcttggattcagctcaggttgtaatctcagggtcatgggatcaagtcctgcctctggttccatgctcagcagagaatctgcttgggattctctctcccccttccccacctcttgCGCATGCTCTCTCTTGAGCAcatgctcactcgctctctctcaaataaattctttaaaaaaaaaaaaaaaaaaaggatgcctgggtggctcagtggttgagcatctctgcttttggctcaggtcgtgctccctgggtgctgggatcaagtcctgcatcgggctccctgcaggaagcctgcttcttctacctgtgtctgcctctctctctgtgtctcttgtgaataaataaataacatctaaatatatatatatatatatatatatatgtaatttttcagTTCAAGTTATCTTTCAGTGTTTTTCAATGGAAAGGGGGCAGAATGCcttaaaacagatttttgaagTAATAAGTTAGGTGAGCCACATTTTCTAAAACAGTGAAAGAAATTTTCAGTTTCTACCATCAGTTTGGTTGAATGTGTTGTTTTAGTGTTGAGAAGGATTATGTGGTAAGATAATTCCTATAAACATAAATTGAAATGTGGACTTATTTAAAGAAGGGAtaactttatttctctctgtatATACTGTGATCTTTCCCTACAAAATGGtatacaatttaatatttttagaaacaatACCTTGGAACAGTAAGCTGGCAGCCCAGGGACTGTATATGGCCTGCAgatgtgtatatttgtgtatgttttgaGTCAACCTTTAAATTAAGAGtttttgcataaaaataaagcttctagatttgtttgaaaaatcagaaaatctgaCAACTGTAACTGGCCTGTAAAGTTAGTGGGTAAAGCTGAGTAGTAACTTATGTTGGACTTGGTTTTCCATTTTGCTGGCCCACAGTTTATGCCAACAAGTAGGTTGCTTTCCAGCTACCATTTATTCTTGGGCTTCCTGCTACTTTTCTTAGAGAAGTAggtctatgaaaaataaaagaaaaagagagaccacCAGAATgttgtgtgttttaagaaaaatagagcaagcatattttttttctgacaatgaGCTTTcctctgtttaaaaaaagtagagagaGAACAGTGAGTTCATTAAAGCCTACCTGGCTTCCGTAAGAAAATGAGTTTGGAACCTCCAAACATTCATACAAATATCTTTTATTAGAATAGTTCTTAGGTCGAGTCTTGTTAGGTACCTGCTTTGTGTTTAGATTCATACTAGGTCCTGTTACCAGCCACCCTTTCAACAAGCTTACACACATCTTGGCATTTACTAAGTTAAACACTAAGGTAAACACTTTGCATGTTCCTTAATGATTAAATAACAGAAAGCTGTGAacattgagaaaaagagagagtttaATCTTGACTTAGTTATTGGAGAGTTCATCTAACACTTGAACCTTGGAAAGGAAGTTGCTGCAAATATCATGGTGGGAAGTGCCTTATGTCAGAAAAGAAAAGTCTAGGGGAGTGAGCCCCGGTAAGCAGAACAGCAGAACTCACGCGGCAGCCAAGTGTCTGTCCTCATTGCTGGCATGGAGCTCGTGGAGAAGGATGAGTTCACTGAATTCTAAcaaaaattgtttctttatttctaggGCCTGTTCTTCTCGATGAATTTGTTGAGTGGCAAAAAATCCGTCAAACATCATAGCAAGAAGtaaatgtgaagaaaatgcaAACCTTTTTGCACTCACGTGTATACAGGCTAAGGAGACAAAAAGATCCAAAGGGTGCATTTTCATTCATATGAAAGACTTCACatagtgcttttttttccttttttttaaaggaagttttctTGTTACATGTGATGGGCATTGAGCCACACCTCTTCTGAGACTGAATATTGAAGCTTTTGTTTTGAGTTatgtttataacatttatttcagaACAATAAAGATTCAGATTTGTGACAAAGGCCTTAAAGTGAAGATGTCCCTTCAGTGTCAGagtggtatttatttttgtagattttaatcCTTGAATTTTAGAGGATGTTTCTCACCatgaatttggaattttaaacattttaaacaatctTAATATTTGGCAATGCAGTCCACTGATAGTATGGCTCATTATAATCATCTGTGCACAATTAGGAAGAACATTGGCCTTGGCTTCTGGGATAATGATTTTCTGATACaggtaataaaaaatatttctagatattGAGAGTTTTCTGGCTCTCAGCTTTTGGTTTTCTGTGAAATCTCCCATGGTCTTACATACTTAATCTGAAAAGTTGAGAATTGGAACAATTATGTCCTGGTATTTTGTTTCCTAACCATTAAATGGTATTGTCAATAAGCGTTCATCAGCATTGCATGTGTATTCTTAATGTGGCTCTCAAGTTTTCTGGATTGTGTCAGGCAGTTACAGTTTCATTTCTGTTTGAAAGGGCAAGGTTCATGTATTAATGGTCTCAAAATTAGGCTGATGAGAGACTAAAGAGCAATATTGAAGTTGTATGATCATCATTATTGTCATTACTAGTGGCATATATATGATCTCTTTAACTGTCATTTTGTGATATGGAGAGTTTTGTTGAGGGACCTTTTTTGGTCTTAAAAAGAGAACCTTATCTGTGATGTTGAATTCAGTTGAGAGACatataggaagagaagaaataaagtaagGTGTCTTGAGAGAGCTCTGGTTATAATTGTGCACAACTCAAAGGTGCCATTCAAATGGGTACAGTCATGGTATTGCTCATTATCACAATTTTCTACGTGTTGGCAATAAAGTATTTTGAGGAAAAGACAGCCTTTTCTAATTCATGTAAAAGGCATCTTTTGGGTGAGGAGCAGGGCTGTTTGGACATTGCTTTTCAAACCATCCAGTATCCTAGTCATGTGAAAACTGTTCAGATACAGTCCAGCCACAACCTCACTAGCATTGCTAACTTCTGTATATGAGTGGAAAGAACTAAATAGATTATCTTTCCACAATAAAGACATTTCTCTTGGGATTTAAGGTAAAGGTTGATTTTTGAATGGTGAATTTATTGAGTGACTTTCAGTATTGACTACATaagagaaaagcattttaaagatttttatgaaaaaaaagatttttatgggTTTCATTAATGAGCTGGGAAAAAGTAATTACTGTTTTACTTGCCTTTTAATGAAATCACTTTgcaataaaacatatataactgCAAAAACTTGTTTTTCCTAAATATCATCAGGATAATTTTCCTGTAATGATCCTTCTAAATATTAGAATCACTGAATTATTAGAACGAAGCATGTACTGACACTGCTACAGTTTAACATCACAAATGATGTTTCagtattaaatttattataagtacagtgttttgatttttagacATTTGAATCTTCTAATGTAATTGACTCTCCCTCCAAGGCACAGCTTCTAAACTTAAAGAATGTTGCCCACTTTTAATTTCAAAACCTGAAAGTTAAGTGAAATCTTACGAGTTTTCACTGAAGTGATAGTAATGTTCTTGTCATCTTCAttattgaggtaaaaaaaaaggaaactcagaaCTTACAGATGactttaaagaaagtaaaaccaCCTGTTTACTTTGTACTTATCCATAGTATTTAGGCTTTTGGAATCcgaaaattaaaaggaaactgCCTTCAAAGTCAGCAGCCCAGTCCCACCTGGACCACACTTGCTTCACTCTCttgttccttctgcttctctcaccTCCTAAGAATCAGAACATTTGCTTACTTTGGAGGCAGATTTACTCTGCCTAATTCATCAGTCAGGATGTGGGCTTGTTCcttatctttcatttcttgatTTGTATTTGAACAGCATTTACTGTATTGGGAAAATTATGATAAGTGGTTAAGTGGTGTAAGCAGAGAGGACAGTAATGAGGAGAAACTCCCAACTGCCGTGGCTCTTTTTATAAGTTAGCTTCAAGTGCTTTCCCAGGAATCCTGTTGTACAactttctgaattattttctttgtatggGATGAAATACTCACTGGTGCTAGATGTTGGAAATGACTTTCTGGAATAGTGTGCCAATGTCACAGTATTGGAAGGACGTAGAGCAGGTATGGGTTCACCGCAGCTAGAGGATGCAAGCTTATCCCCTCACCCCTTGGGGCCAGTCATTGTTGACAGGGCCTGGTGTCTGCAGGAAACTGCTGGGGAGTCAAATCACACAGTGTTGTCTCTAAGCAGCGACCGGGCTTTTACCTCAGTGGGAGATGCAAAATGGTGCTTTGTCATGTGCTGAtcagcattattattttctgtgGTCTAAGGAttccttgttttttaaatgttgccaGTAAAATTCTCAACAGAATATATTGGTGACAGTAGCAGTGTTTTTATGTATAATGCACTGGTTTTGTGGATTTGGGTTTTCAAACTCTGAAGTCCTGTACATGAGTGTTTCTTCAGCTGAAGTGTGAGAGCCTTTTGTGGGGGTGAGATTGACCCTGAGGACTGTCTCTTAAAACAAATGCCTTTCATCTAGAAAACCAAAAATTACCTTTAACAATATAGAACGCCATCACtttgcagggaggggaggagcgaGAGtagaattttaagataatt is a window encoding:
- the DCUN1D5 gene encoding DCN1-like protein 5 isoform X1; translation: MPVKKKRKSPGVAAAVAEDGGLKKCKISSYCRSHPPARLISGDEHFSSKKCLAWFYEYAGPDEVVGPEGMEKFCEDIGVEPENIIMLVLAWKLEAESMGFFTKEEWLKGMTSLQCDCTEKLQNKFDFLRSQLNDISSFKNIYRYAFDFARDKDQRSLDIDTAKSMLALLLGRTWPLFSVFYQYLEQSKYRVMNKDQWYNVLEFSRTVHADLSNYDEDGAWPVLLDEFVEWQKIRQTS
- the DCUN1D5 gene encoding DCN1-like protein 5 isoform X4, with the protein product MCDCTEKLQNKFDFLRSQLNDISSFKNIYRYAFDFARDKDQRSLDIDTAKSMLALLLGRTWPLFSVFYQYLEQSKYRVMNKDQWYNVLEFSRTVHADLSNYDEDGAWPVLLDEFVEWQKIRQTS
- the DCUN1D5 gene encoding DCN1-like protein 5 isoform X2, translated to MPVKKKRKSPGVAAAVAEDGGLKKCKISRCDCTEKLQNKFDFLRSQLNDISSFKNIYRYAFDFARDKDQRSLDIDTAKSMLALLLGRTWPLFSVFYQYLEQSKYRVMNKDQWYNVLEFSRTVHADLSNYDEDGAWPVLLDEFVEWQKIRQTS
- the DCUN1D5 gene encoding DCN1-like protein 5 isoform X3 → MEKFCEDIGVEPENIIMLVLAWKLEAESMGFFTKEEWLKGMTSLQCDCTEKLQNKFDFLRSQLNDISSFKNIYRYAFDFARDKDQRSLDIDTAKSMLALLLGRTWPLFSVFYQYLEQSKYRVMNKDQWYNVLEFSRTVHADLSNYDEDGAWPVLLDEFVEWQKIRQTS